The Saccharomycodes ludwigii strain NBRC 1722 chromosome II, whole genome shotgun sequence genome window below encodes:
- the MIX14 gene encoding Mix14p (similar to Saccharomyces cerevisiae YDR031W | MIX14 | Mitochondrial Intermembrane space CX(n)C motif protein): MNDSNVLDQIIMEDVARFCPNEFMEYHKCIKTNHEDPSQCVFRQVDLSTCIKKNVPSVQKIMAECGSIMQNYENCVRDNMETRTINENCLGLLADMRKCASNQVDLSKRPLNEMIEK, from the coding sequence ATGAATGATAGTAATGTATTAGACCAAATAATTATGGAGGATGTTGCTAGGTTCTGTCCCAATGAATTCATGGAATACCACAAATgtataaaaacaaaccaTGAAGATCCAAGTCAATGTGTTTTCAGACAAGTAGATTTAAGCActtgtattaaaaaaaacgtgCCATCTGTACAAAAAATCATGGCCGAGTGTGGCAGTATAATGCAAAACTATGAAAATTGTGTTAGAGACAACATGGAAACAAGAAccattaatgaaaattgCTTAGGTTTATTGGCTGACATGAGGAAATGTGCTTCAAATCAAGTGGATCTAAGTAAAAGACCATTGAATGAAATGattgaaaaataa
- the POM34 gene encoding Pom34p (similar to Saccharomyces cerevisiae YLR018C | POM34 | POre Membrane) has translation MDVDPIFCTPRKPITDDRLNFLKTQILSTPIVQKTHEQPKSLRESIDLMNDSQKGVTSHFSENKSQKQIAPGNSANITLKIPKINVERETRRLIWSVVTIFAVHLVVKFIELIIWKSQGLVLKLNLDIIFEEYFLKNSTIAYLFNVCFFYLKNVLTLPNIEKWIFRLLLLNISISLYKLIQYRRFRIIEEKIVNTKKNDNNIRNVLKTPIASRDVDSTSISENKKDDGFSTSSRIDRIPQGKSIDKVPYLFKGIESTPLKSLNVEKSSNALLSDTNISKIMLNKYSASSLSLPVTPIKSSGYIPSNKYAYKMMDSPSLKRKI, from the coding sequence ATGGATGTTGATCCTATATTTTGCACCCCAAGAAAACCTATAACTGATGACcgtttaaattttttaaaaacccAAATACTATCAACGCCTATAGTTCAAAAAACCCATGAACAACCAAAATCACTGCGAGAATCCATCGATTTAATGAATGATTCTCAAAAAGGTGTTACAAGTCATTTTTCTGAGAATAAATCGCAAAAACAAATTGCGCCAGGGAACAGTGCCAATATTACTTTGAAAATACCCAAAATCAATGTAGAAAGAGAAACGAGGAGGTTAATTTGGAGTGTCGTTACAATATTTGCTGTTCATTTAGTAGtgaaatttattgaattaataatttggaaATCCCAAGGGTTGGTACTAAAATTGAATttggatattatttttgaagaaTATTTCCTGAAAAATAGTACTATTGCATATTTGTTtaatgtttgttttttttatttaaaaaacgTTTTGACATTGCCTAATATTGAAAAGTGGATTTTTAGATTATTGCTTTTAAACAtttctatttctttatataaattgatCCAATATCGAAGATTTAGAATTATAGAGGAGAAGATTgttaatacaaaaaaaaacgacaATAATATTCGTAATGTGCTTAAAACACCGATCGCTTCCAGAGATGTTGATTCTACTTCTATTTCGgagaataaaaaagatgatgGTTTTTCTACGTCTTCAAGAATTGATAGAATACCACAAGGTAAGTCTATCGATAAAGTACCATATCTATTTAAAGGTATTGAATCTACTCCATTGAAAAGTCTTAATGTTGAAAAATCTTCCAATGCTTTATTAAGTGATACTAATATCAGTAAAATTATGTTAAACAAATATTCTGCATCTAGCTTATCATTACCTGTTACACCAATTAAGAGCAGTGGTTATATCCCCAGTAATAAATATGCTTATAAAATGATGGATTCTCCCtcattaaaaagaaaaatctaa
- a CDS encoding NAD(P)-dependent alcohol dehydrogenase (similar to Saccharomyces cerevisiae YCR105W | ADH7 | Alcohol DeHydrogenase), whose product MDKETTFKALGVADDKDWIHPKRFGYHPTVLNDHDVEVEIELCAVCGSDLHYASGDWGRPFLPAAPGHEIIGKISKMGKLVDANKFKMGDRVGVGPQKDCCGKCTRCLVHKEMNCKKMIQTYSSPDPITGEGTQGGYADRIRCNDRFIFKIPDNLESKYAAPLMCGGMTGFKPLLTAKVGKGTKVGIVGIGGIGHMTILFAKALGAEVTAISRSDRKREDAFKLGADHYITTSKDGYTDEFSDSLDLIIYTTSSFSGVNFDENLKLLMPGGKIIFITAPPLSEKLTLSPFAMLMGDYSVGASAVGHPHEIEFMLKFAAEHNIKPWVETLDINADNVTEAWERLERGDVKYRFVLTNNQKYFASNKDETA is encoded by the coding sequence atggaCAAAGAAACTACTTTTAAAGCATTAGGTGTCGCGGATGACAAAGATTGGATACATCCAAAAAGGTTTGGGTACCACCCAACCGTTTTAAATGACCACGATGTTGAAGTTGAGATTGAATTATGTGCTGTTTGCGGCAGTGATTTACACTATGCTTCCGGTGACTGGGGTAGACCCTTCTTACCAGCTGCACCTGGCCACGAAATTATCGGCAAAATTAGCAAGATGGGTAAGTTAGTTGATGCCAATAAATTTAAGATGGGGGATAGAGTTGGTGTTGGTCCTCAAAAGGATTGTTGTGGTAAATGTACAAGATGTTTAGTTCATAAAGAAATGAACTGTAAAAAGATGATCCAAACCTACTCCTCCCCAGACCCAATCACTGGAGAAGGCACTCAGGGTGGTTATGCGGATCGTATTAGATGCAACGAtagatttatatttaagaTCCCGGACAATCTAGAATCCAAGTATGCTGCTCCATTGATGTGTGGTGGTATGACTGGGTTCAAACCATTACTAACCGCTAAAGTTGGCAAAGGTACAAAAGTCGGTATTGTGGGTATAGGTGGTATCGGTCATATGACCATTTTGTTTGCCAAAGCTCTAGGCGCTGAGGTCACTGCAATTTCCAGATCTGACAGGAAAAGGGAAGATGCTTTCAAATTGGGCGCCGACCATTATATCACCACTTCTAAGGACGGATACACGGACGAGTTTAGTGATTCTTTGGatcttattatttataccacttcttccttttctgGCGTCaattttgatgaaaatttaaaattattgatgCCAGGCggtaaaattattttcattactGCTCCTCCATTGTCTGAAAAATTGACTTTAAGCCCCTTTGCAATGCTAATGGGTGATTACAGCGTTGGTGCTTCTGCTGTTGGTCATCCTCATGAGATTGAATTTATGTTAAAATTTGCTGCCGAACATAATATCAAACCATGGGTTGAAACTTTGGATATTAATGCAGATAACGTTACCGAAGCTTGGGAGAGATTGGAACGTGGTGACGTCAAGTACAGATTTGTATTGACCAATAATCAAAAGTATTTTGCCAGTAATAAAGACGAAACTGCTTAG
- the RAD28 gene encoding Rad28p (similar to Saccharomyces cerevisiae YDR030C | RAD28 | RADiation sensitive), translating to MESEWLNYISNNSNNFSSVEQNIKARLFLNSVYNRRIYKRKKSNFSTNNTNNYHIQFPTTSISINPIDYQWFLQGQSNGNITLWKFNDKKKNPSFIDYESNDQLMDKRHVTVKEYDTCLCLKWYTIDSGLFFQSSLSGISIWDTSSMSCVYQFPVIENGNSDHIYEFDTLGDQILLNDQIFDLKTMTAQLQLRERKASKYNDINQPNISGTINNETITCKSIYINEHDVATGHIDGMLKIWDIRKPNSPYSKTKIGNGQIKSISCDRDTIWCCYGFNRIVQLWPDSATPTFIKNFKHVGESMAKEIYVTGTAADSDNLDLVFCRHNTGISLYSSKDGKYQMDFESTTSQEHRDGNITTSTLIPSVTCMDFNDSISTLLVGLNDQSIIEWK from the coding sequence ATGGAATCAGAATGGCTGAATTATATatctaataatagcaataatttttcatccGTAGagcaaaatataaaagctcgattatttttaaattcagtATATAACAGAAGGatttataaaagaaaaaaaagtaatttttcaacaaataataccaataattaTCACATCCAGTTCCCAACCACCTCGATTTCAATTAACCCGATAGATTACCAATGGTTTTTACAGGGTCAAAGTAATGGCAACATAACATTATGGAaatttaatgataaaaagaaaaacccCTCTTTTATTGACTACGAAAGCAATGATCAACTAATGGATAAAAGGCACGTGACTGTAAAAGAATACGATACCTGCCTATGTCTTAAGTGGTATACTATAGATAGTGGGCTATTTTTCCAGAGCTCTTTAAGTGGAATAAGTATTTGGGATACAAGTTCGATGAGTTGTGTCTACCAGTTCCCCGTTATTGAAAATGGTAATAGTGATCACATCTATGAATTTGATACTCTTGGAGACCAGATCTTATTAAATGATCAAATATTTGACTTGAAAACAATGACTGCACAGCTTCAGTTGAGAGAAAGGAAAGCGAGTAAATATAACGATATCAATCAGCCCAATATTTCAGGGACTATAAATAATGAAACTATAACTTGtaaatctatatatataaatgaacATGACGTTGCCACGGGACATATCGATGGGATGTTGAAAATATGGGACATAAGAAAACCGAATTCCCCATAttctaaaacaaaaataggGAATGGTCAAATTAAAAGTATTAGTTGCGATAGAGATACAATATGGTGTTGTTATGGATTTAATAGAATTGTTCAACTCTGGCCAGACTCTGCCACACCAacttttatcaaaaatttcaaGCATGTCGGCGAATCTATGGCCAAAGAAATTTATGTTACTGGCACTGCTGCTGACAGTGATAATTTAGACTTGGTATTTTGTAGACACAACACTGGAATATCCCTTTATAGTAGTAAAGATGGGAAATACCAGATGGATTTTGAATCAACTACTAGCCAAGAACACCGTGATGGCAATATTACTACTAGTACATTAATTCCAAGTGTAACATGTATGGATTTCAATGACAGTATCAGTACTTTATTGGTTGGATTAAATGATCAGAGCATAATCGAATGgaaatga
- the MEU1 gene encoding S-methyl-5-thioadenosine phosphorylase (similar to Saccharomyces cerevisiae YLR017W | MEU1 | Multicopy Enhancer of UAS2) has protein sequence MTIKVPSIELAIIGGTGFYRLHTHSKLLELKQTIPVAKTPWGETSSPIEIYQVSNTNLHVAFLSRHGEDHQFPPTKVPFAANLSFLKHIGVKSILSFSSVGSLREEIKPGDFVLPDQIIDRTKGERLSSYFNEVGLVGHVSFGEPFSHDLQKFIIDNVNCVDFHVNGTLICMEGPQFSTRAESVMYKDAFKASIINMSVVPEAKLARELELPYQMCCMCTDYDSWRVHEDVVTIDEIKKTLHQNSVNSIKVVTQFIEALISNPPSFITTKNPYKGMTKRSISTKTSDEYITQDLKQKILYIFPDWFI, from the coding sequence aTGACTATCAAAGTACCATCGATTGAATTGGCTATTATTGGAGGAACTGGATTCTATCGTTTGCACACACACTCTAAACTTTTAGAATTAAAGCAAACTATCCCCGTCGCAAAAACTCCATGGGGTGAAACTTCATCTCCAATAGAAATTTATCAAGTTTCAAATACAAATCTGCATGTTGCATTCTTGTCAAGACATGGCGAAGATCATCAATTCCCACCCACAAAAGTGCCATTTGCCGctaatttatcatttttaaaacatattGGTGTTAAAAGTATCTTAAGCTTTAGTAGTGTAGGTTCTCTAAGAGAAGAGATTAAGCCCGGTGATTTTGTATTACCAGATCAAATAATCGATCGTACAAAGGGCGAAAGGCTTTCCAGTTATTTCAATGAAGTCGGCTTGGTAGGGCATGTTAGTTTTGGTGAACCCTTTTCACACGATTTGCAAAAATTCATCATTGATAATGTCAATTGTGTGGACTTCCATGTTAATGGCACACTGATTTGTATGGAAGGGCCTCAATTCTCCACTAGAGCTGAAAGTGTAATGTACAAAGATGCCTTTAAAGCTTCTATCATCAATATGTCTGTTGTCCCAGAAGCTAAATTAGCTCGAGAATTAGAACTGCCCTATCAAATGTGTTGTATGTGTACTGATTATGACTCTTGGCGTGTTCATGAAGATGTTGTTACCATTGatgaaatcaaaaaaacTCTGCATCAAAATTCTGTAAATTCCATTAAAGTTGTCACTCAATTTATCGAAGCTTTAATCAGTAACCCGCCATCTTTTATCACTACCAAGAACCCATATAAAGGTATGACTAAGCGTAGCATTAGTACTAAAACCAGTGACGAATATATTACCCAggatttaaaacaaaaaattctttacaTTTTCCCAGATTGGTTTATTTAG